The Engystomops pustulosus chromosome 4, aEngPut4.maternal, whole genome shotgun sequence genome contains a region encoding:
- the NDUFB2 gene encoding NADH dehydrogenase [ubiquinone] 1 beta subcomplex subunit 2, mitochondrial — MASLVRLGGALRAGSRLFSGVVKRRTGVRNAGGEVHIEPRYRQIVETTKSQHIKAELLGGFMWFWILWHFWHEPDAVFGHFPYPDPSQWTDEELGIPPEDEE; from the exons ATGGCGTCGCTGGTGCGGCTCGGGGGAGCGCTCAGGGCTGGGAGTCGTCTCTTTAGCGGAGTGGTGAAGAGGAGGACCGGGGTGCGCAA TGCCGGGGGTGAGGTGCACATAGAGCCGCGCTACAGACAGATTGTGGAAACCACCAAGTCCCAGCACATCAAGGCCGAGCTGCTGGGGGGCTTCATGTGGTTCTGGATTCTTTGGCATTTTTGGCATGAACCGGATGCGGTTTTT gGTCACTTTCCCTACCCAGACCCCTCACAGTGGACCGACGAGGAGCTGGGAATCCCCCCTGAGGATGAAGAGTGA
- the LOC140126122 gene encoding uncharacterized protein isoform X1, whose amino-acid sequence MSSLHHPSCFCSRCPGNHHGAVTFVLGALDGDPVKLNLLKDYVSKALHNLVNGLRASSFNVIYISDEVNKWCDRTVTWTPETANQAISWIRTLTCDSGADPSEALAAAVEDPSCHMVYLVMDALPPRILQNIYNFLARDENTCSVNVVYLLEEPKDWQREGAFRTINLKPLGSSNKARINGYQIPTQYCPPSSSSSCCTLSTVVSSEPHSEPFNCCAHPKEPPICPSPVQLAPEVLSLFRGARVLARRDTDGLFYMGHIAREVEGSSDRFLVEFEKCRSLKGKSQFRMQETPVCDIIHYEDARWRPLVPGDHVLAPVDAKMEHYGPGTVLHGSETRVRGSAFDSTGVLVTFWNGRTKQVPSGLAIWIPQSLSERITLELFIPPETRKKLIETCTSFPFMGSNDRHQEHQMEEKYGGPESHMCLYCGPNAGVCHKCHVPEELWVALRNSLNHINQITSSKDKSSKKLDRIPKKEVEQVKEKPKPQKRNIRDHGDFQISRHKEPLVCSRDTQTEKSICPPNTPYRDGREGGTTASSYRTPPSRMGNMTHLQKTLQRIEKAMKDDRMAMESVILERRPRSAPLKLNYEAKARKQQELKEQKEREAAELQRYRFEERQRQRLEKAQELEQRELMLQDNRRLRSQQRILLDLEKRQDQEGLETHQAESRRVAAEERSRKEEENVKQEWKKEDQKVQFWRDLRQQRENLEWEKIHKQQEKEEKHKEPLHNQMTTRQRSQEEDLQERRRQQRQQRESKQRVAKRLEQFYHQVEHESQKDEDLRQYLKEHNAQALRSAMVL is encoded by the exons ATGTCCAGTCTCCACCATCCCAGCTGTTTCTGTTCCCGATGTCCTGGAAACCATCATGGAGCGGTGACCTTCGTGTTGGGCGCCTTGGATGGAGACCCCGTGAAGTTAAACCTCCTGAAGGATTACGTCTCCAAAGCTCTGCACAACTTGGTCAACGGCTTGAGAGCGTCGTCGTTCAATGTCATTTACATTTCTGACGAG GTCAACAAGTGGTGTGACCGCACGGTGACGTGGACCCCAGAGACCGCCAACCAGGCCATTTCATGGATCCGGACACTCACCTGTGATTCTGGTGCCGATCCGTCTGAAGCCTTGGCTGCGGCAGTGGAAGACCCGTCATGTCACATGGTGTACTTAGTGATGGACGCTCTGCCGCCCCGAATTCTACAGAATATCTACAACTTTCTGGCCAGAGATGAGAATACCTGCTCTGTCAATGTGGTGTACCTACTGGAGGAGCCAAAAGACTGGCAGAGGGAGGGAGCCTTCCGCACAATCAACCTGAAGCCTCTAGGATCATCTAATAAG GCCAGAATTAATGGTTATCAAATACCAACCCAGTATTGTCCAccatcatcctcatcctcatGCTGCACCTTATCCACCGTAGTCTCCTCTGAACCTCA CTCGGAACCATTCAATTGTTGTGCTCATCCGAAAGAACCTCCAATATGTCCAAGTCCAGTACAGTTGGCACCAGAAGTTTTGAGCCTGTTTAGGGGTGCTAGGGTACTGGCCCGTAGGGACACCGATGGTCTCTTCTACATGGGACACATTGCCCGTGAGGTGGAG ggctcCAGTGACCGGTTCCTTGTGGAGTTTGAGAAATGTCGATCCTTGAAGGGCAAAAGCCAGTTCCGTATGCAGGAGACTCCCGTGTGTGACATCATACACTATGAAGATGCGAGGTGGAGACCATTAGTTCCTGGAGACCATGTTCTCGCACCAGTAGATGCCAAAATGGAGCACTATGGACCTGGCACTGTTCTGCACGGATCTGAAACCCGAGTGCGTGGCTCAG CTTTTGACAGTACTGGGGTCCTGGTCACTTTCTGGAATGGGAGGACTAAGCAAGTTCCTTCTGGTCTCGCCATATGGATTCCTCAAAGTCTAAGTGAACGCATCACCCTCGAGCTCTTTATTCCTCCCGAAACCCGTAAGAAGTTGATAGAAACCTGCACCAGTTTCCCCTTCATGGGCTCTAATGATAGACATCAAGAACATCAAATGGAAGAGAAATACGGTGGCCCAGAGTCTCATATGTGTCTGTACTGTGGACCCAACGCTGGTGTCTGCCACAAATGTCACGTACCGGAGGAGTTGTGGGTGGCCCTCAGAAATTCTTTGAACCATATCAACCAAATCACATCATCCAAGGACAAATCTTCCAAAAAGTTGGACAGAATTCCAAAGAAAGAAGTTGAACAAGTTAAAGAGAAACCCAAACCCCAGAAGAGGAACATAAGAGACCACGGAGACTTCCAGATCAGTAGACAT AAGGAACCTCTGGTCTGCAGTAGAGACACTCAGACCGAAAAATCCATCTGCCCTCCGAACACGCCTTATAGGGACGGGAGAGAAG GGGGTACGACAGCTTCATCATATCGGACGCCCCCTTCCCGCATGGGCAACATGACTCATCTTCAGAAAACTCTGCAGCGGATCGAAAAGGCAATGAAGGACGATCGCATGGCGATGGAGTCTGTGATTCTGGAGCGGAGACCACGCTCTGCTCCGCTTAAGCTA AATTATGAAGCTAAAGCAAGAAAACAACAGGAGCTTAAAGAACAAAAGGAAAGAGAAGCAGCAGAACTGCAGAGATATCGATTCGAGGAGAGACAAAGGCAGAGGTTAGAGAAGGCCCAGGAATTAGAACAGAGGGAGTTGATGCTTCAGGATAACAGAAG ACTTCGGTCACAGCAGAGAATCTTGCTGGACTTAGAGAAGAGACAAGATCAGGAGGGATTGGAGACTCATCAAGCAGAATCCCGTAGAGTCGCAGCTGAAGAGAGGAGCCGAAAAGAAGAGGAAAACGTAAAGCAGGAGTGGAAGAAGGAAGATCAGAAAGTCCAGTTTTGGAGAGACCTTCGTCAGCAGAGAGAGAATCTAGAGTGGGAGAAGATCCATAAACAgcaggagaaagaggagaagcataag GAACCGCTCCACAACCAGATGACTACACGACAAAGAAGCCAAGAGGAAGATCTCCAGGAGCGGAGAAGACAACAACGACAACAGAGGGAATCCAAGCAAAGAGTCGCCAAGAGACTGGAGCAGTTCTACCATCAGGTCGAGCACGAGTCTCAGAAGGACGAGGATTTACGGCAATATCTGAAGGAGCACAATGCGCAGGCGCTCAGATCTGCCATGGTTCTTTGA
- the LOC140126122 gene encoding uncharacterized protein isoform X2, with translation MSSLHHPSCFCSRCPGNHHGAVTFVLGALDGDPVKLNLLKDYVSKALHNLVNGLRASSFNVIYISDEVNKWCDRTVTWTPETANQAISWIRTLTCDSGADPSEALAAAVEDPSCHMVYLVMDALPPRILQNIYNFLARDENTCSVNVVYLLEEPKDWQREGAFRTINLKPLGSSNKARINGYQIPTQYCPPSSSSSCCTLSTVVSSEPHSEPFNCCAHPKEPPICPSPVQLAPEVLSLFRGARVLARRDTDGLFYMGHIAREVEGSSDRFLVEFEKCRSLKGKSQFRMQETPVCDIIHYEDARWRPLVPGDHVLAPVDAKMEHYGPGTVLHGSETRVRGSGGTTASSYRTPPSRMGNMTHLQKTLQRIEKAMKDDRMAMESVILERRPRSAPLKLNYEAKARKQQELKEQKEREAAELQRYRFEERQRQRLEKAQELEQRELMLQDNRRLRSQQRILLDLEKRQDQEGLETHQAESRRVAAEERSRKEEENVKQEWKKEDQKVQFWRDLRQQRENLEWEKIHKQQEKEEKHKEPLHNQMTTRQRSQEEDLQERRRQQRQQRESKQRVAKRLEQFYHQVEHESQKDEDLRQYLKEHNAQALRSAMVL, from the exons ATGTCCAGTCTCCACCATCCCAGCTGTTTCTGTTCCCGATGTCCTGGAAACCATCATGGAGCGGTGACCTTCGTGTTGGGCGCCTTGGATGGAGACCCCGTGAAGTTAAACCTCCTGAAGGATTACGTCTCCAAAGCTCTGCACAACTTGGTCAACGGCTTGAGAGCGTCGTCGTTCAATGTCATTTACATTTCTGACGAG GTCAACAAGTGGTGTGACCGCACGGTGACGTGGACCCCAGAGACCGCCAACCAGGCCATTTCATGGATCCGGACACTCACCTGTGATTCTGGTGCCGATCCGTCTGAAGCCTTGGCTGCGGCAGTGGAAGACCCGTCATGTCACATGGTGTACTTAGTGATGGACGCTCTGCCGCCCCGAATTCTACAGAATATCTACAACTTTCTGGCCAGAGATGAGAATACCTGCTCTGTCAATGTGGTGTACCTACTGGAGGAGCCAAAAGACTGGCAGAGGGAGGGAGCCTTCCGCACAATCAACCTGAAGCCTCTAGGATCATCTAATAAG GCCAGAATTAATGGTTATCAAATACCAACCCAGTATTGTCCAccatcatcctcatcctcatGCTGCACCTTATCCACCGTAGTCTCCTCTGAACCTCA CTCGGAACCATTCAATTGTTGTGCTCATCCGAAAGAACCTCCAATATGTCCAAGTCCAGTACAGTTGGCACCAGAAGTTTTGAGCCTGTTTAGGGGTGCTAGGGTACTGGCCCGTAGGGACACCGATGGTCTCTTCTACATGGGACACATTGCCCGTGAGGTGGAG ggctcCAGTGACCGGTTCCTTGTGGAGTTTGAGAAATGTCGATCCTTGAAGGGCAAAAGCCAGTTCCGTATGCAGGAGACTCCCGTGTGTGACATCATACACTATGAAGATGCGAGGTGGAGACCATTAGTTCCTGGAGACCATGTTCTCGCACCAGTAGATGCCAAAATGGAGCACTATGGACCTGGCACTGTTCTGCACGGATCTGAAACCCGAGTGCGTGGCTCAG GGGGTACGACAGCTTCATCATATCGGACGCCCCCTTCCCGCATGGGCAACATGACTCATCTTCAGAAAACTCTGCAGCGGATCGAAAAGGCAATGAAGGACGATCGCATGGCGATGGAGTCTGTGATTCTGGAGCGGAGACCACGCTCTGCTCCGCTTAAGCTA AATTATGAAGCTAAAGCAAGAAAACAACAGGAGCTTAAAGAACAAAAGGAAAGAGAAGCAGCAGAACTGCAGAGATATCGATTCGAGGAGAGACAAAGGCAGAGGTTAGAGAAGGCCCAGGAATTAGAACAGAGGGAGTTGATGCTTCAGGATAACAGAAG ACTTCGGTCACAGCAGAGAATCTTGCTGGACTTAGAGAAGAGACAAGATCAGGAGGGATTGGAGACTCATCAAGCAGAATCCCGTAGAGTCGCAGCTGAAGAGAGGAGCCGAAAAGAAGAGGAAAACGTAAAGCAGGAGTGGAAGAAGGAAGATCAGAAAGTCCAGTTTTGGAGAGACCTTCGTCAGCAGAGAGAGAATCTAGAGTGGGAGAAGATCCATAAACAgcaggagaaagaggagaagcataag GAACCGCTCCACAACCAGATGACTACACGACAAAGAAGCCAAGAGGAAGATCTCCAGGAGCGGAGAAGACAACAACGACAACAGAGGGAATCCAAGCAAAGAGTCGCCAAGAGACTGGAGCAGTTCTACCATCAGGTCGAGCACGAGTCTCAGAAGGACGAGGATTTACGGCAATATCTGAAGGAGCACAATGCGCAGGCGCTCAGATCTGCCATGGTTCTTTGA
- the LOC140128860 gene encoding E3 ubiquitin-protein ligase TRIM39-like — translation MASADLREELLCSICLCVFKDPVMLRCGHNFCRVCIDQHLKTLDRSGGYSCPECREEFQERPALMRNINLHNVSERFLVTQPNHEEITGICCSYCVDSPVPAVRSCLHCEASLCDKHLKVHSKSPEHVLSDPSTSLENRKCSVHKELLKYYCTKDAVCICVSCGIIGEHNGHKMESLEKASMKKRKKLRNVLQKLTIKREETKKRVQSLEKHRRKAQEKASGEAERVTALFIDIRRRLDDLEKRVLSDISRQEKEKSLSLSALIQKLEIQKDELSRKMGHIEELCNMTDPLTVLQEPDTGDLCDPEEGGGDEDTGGHDNQRHDVDGLDVTVISGKLHTLCDIISGIRSGIYVEGPADILLDINTAHNNLHISDDLKTAICTPKKQNRPETAERFQVYPQVMNRRRFTSGRHYWDVQSSRSGWWSVGMCYPSIDRRGDQSFIGNNNKSWCLRRYNNQYSMTHDSTVIQLPHNISSDRFRISLDYEAGELSFYDLCDPIRHLHTFTTTFTEPLHAVLCVYRRENIGFGENNWLKIMNCGKTNYKLK, via the coding sequence ATGGCGTCTGCTGATCTGAGAGAGGAGCTGCTCTGCTCCATCTGCTTATGTGTTTTTAAGGATCCTGTAATgctgagatgtggacacaacttctgccgggtcTGTATTGATCAGCACCTGAAAACACTGGACAGGTCTGGAGGTTATTCCTGTCCTGAATGTAGAGAAGAGTTTCAGGAGCGGCCGGCACTGATGAGGAACATAAATCTTCATAATGTATCAGAACGTTTCCTGGTTACTCAGCCAAACCATGAGGAGATCACCGGGATCTGCTGCTCTTACTGTGTGGactctcctgtacctgctgtgagGTCCTGTCTACATTGTGAGGCTTCTCTGTGTGATAAACACCTGAAAGTCCACAGCAAGTCACCAGAACACGTCTTATctgaccccagcacttccctggAGAACAGGAAATGTTCTGTCCATAAAGAGCTCCTAAAGTATTACTGTACTAAGGATGCAGtttgtatctgtgtgtcctgtgGTATAATTGGGGAACATAATGGACATAAGATGGAGTCACTGGAGAAGGCCTCAATGAAAAAGCGAAAGAAATTGAGAAATGTTCTCCAGAAGCTGACGATAAAGAGAGAAGAGACTAAGAAAAGAGTCCAAAGTCTGGAGAAACACAGGAGAAAAGCTCAAGAAAAAGCATCTGGAGAAGCTGagagagtcactgccctgttTATAGACATCAGGAGACGACTGGACGACCTGGAGAAGAGGGTCCTGAGTGACATCTCCAGGCAGGAGAAGGAAAAGTCCCTCTCACTGTCTGCTCTGATCCAGAAGCTGGAGATACAGAAGGACGAGCTGTCCAGGAAGATGGGgcacattgaggagctgtgtaacatgactgatccactgactgtgttacaggaaccagacacaggtgacttgtgtgaccctgaggaggggggaggtgatgaggacacagggggacatgataacCAGCGCCATGATGTAGatggtctggatgtgactgtgaTCTCAGGCAAATTACACACATTATGTGACATAATATCAGGTATAAGGAGCGGGATCTATGTGGAGGGTCCTGCAGACATATTACTGGATATAAACACGGCTCATAATAATCTCCATATATCAGACGACCTGAAAACTGCAATATGCACACCAAAAAAGCAGAATCGTCCAGAAACAGCAGAGAGATTCCAGGTTTATCCTCAAGTTATGAACAGACGGAGATTTACCTCAGGCCGACATTACTGGGATGTGCAGAGCAGTAGATCAGGGTGGTGGAGTGTGGGGATGTGTTATCCCAGTATAGACAGGAGGGGAGATCAGTCATTCATTGGAAATAATAACAAGTCCTGGTGTTTGAGGAGATATAATAATCAGTATTCAATGACACATGACAGTACAGTCATCCAGTTACCTCACAATATCTCCAGTGATAGATTCCGGATCAGTCTGGATTATGAGGCGGGGGAGTTGTCCTTCTATGAcctgtgtgaccccatcagacacttacacaccttcaccaccaccttcaccgagccccttcatgctgtgttatgtgtatacaggagagagaacaTTGGGTTTGGGGAAAATAACTGGTTGAAGATCATGAATTGTGGAAAAACAAACTACAAgctcaaatag